The Lonchura striata isolate bLonStr1 chromosome 7, bLonStr1.mat, whole genome shotgun sequence genome window below encodes:
- the LOC110474007 gene encoding lipase member M — protein MWLLLGALCLAQGLEDAIPDAEMFHNPERFMNISQKIHFHGYPSEEHEVMTEDGYFLSLNRIPHGKGGAGRSGARTPVLIVHGFGLDGGDWVDNFPDNSLAFILADAGYDVWLGNNRGSSWSRRHRSLSVASQQFWDFSFHEMAMYDLPAMVGFILTETQQEQLFYVGHSQGCSLGFIAFSSLPHLANKIKLFFALAPVHTFRHVRSPVLKLFFLPDWLLKKIFGTRELVLVPRKERLRLAEWCSTSLKAEECASSIFLFGGPNRKNLNMSRVDVYISHFPDYTSVKNLLHWGQTAKTSEFKQFDYGLRNMEKYNQLRPPFYQIEAMTVPVAMWSGGQDWVAPPVETQVLLAHLTNVVHYEHFPDWNHFDHQWGLNAPQRVYRRMVAMMEENP, from the exons atgtggctgctgctgggagccctgtgcctggcccaggggctggaagATGCCATCCCAGATGCTGAAATGTTCCACAACCCTGAGAGGTTCATGAACATC agccagaagaTCCATTTCCACGGCTATCCCAGCGAGGAGCACGAGGTGATGACAGAGGACGGCTACTTCCTGAGCCTCAACAGGATTCCCCACGGCAaggggggcgcggggcgctcAG GAGCCAGGACCCCCGTGCTGATAGTGCATGGGTTCGGTCTGGATGGTGGCGACTGGGTGGACAATTTCCCTGACAACAGCCTGGCCTTCATCCTGGCGGACGCGGGATACGACGTCTGGCTCGGGAACAACCGCGGCAGCAGCTGGTCCCGCCGGCACCGCAGCCTGTCCGTGGCCTCCCAGCAGTTCTGGGACTTCAG CTTCCACGAGATGGCCATGTACGACCTCCCGGCCATGGTGGGCTTCATCCTGACAGAAacgcagcaggagcagctgttcTACGTTGGCCACTCTCAGGGCTGCTCCCTGG GTTTCATAGCGTTTTCCAGCTTGCCACATCTGGCCAACAAAATCAAACTCTTCTTTGCCCTGGCTCCTGTGCACACCTTCCGCCATGTCCGGAGCCCTGTGTTAAAGCTGTTCTTTCTACCAGACTGGCTGCTCAAG aaaatatttggaaCCAGAGAGCTGGTCCTGGTGCCGAGGAAGGAGAGGCTGCGCCTGGCTGAGTGGTGCAGCACATCACTGAAAGCTGAAGAGTGTGCCAGCAGTATCTTCCTCTTCGGAGGGCCCAACAGGAAGAACTTGAACATG AGCCGAGTGGATGTGTACATATCTCATTTTCCAGACTATACATCAGTAAAAAATCTTCTGCACTGGGGACAG ACTGCAAAAACTTCCGAGTTCAAGCAGTTTGACTACGGGCTGAGAAACATGGAGAAGTATAACCAG CTGAGGCCGCCCTTTTACCAGATTGAAGCCATGACGGTGCCGGTGGCCATGTGGAGCGGGGGGCAGGACTGGGTCGCTCCCCCTGTGGAGACCCAGGTCTTGCTGGCCCACCTCACCAACGTCGTGCACTACGAGCACTTCCCCGACTGGAACCACTTCGACCACCAGTGGGGCCTGAACGCCCCGCAGCGCGTGTACCGGCGGATGGTGGCCATGATGGAAGAGAATCCATGA